A window of the Dryobates pubescens isolate bDryPub1 chromosome 36, bDryPub1.pri, whole genome shotgun sequence genome harbors these coding sequences:
- the LOC104309325 gene encoding olfactory receptor 6B1, with the protein MKNQTAIKEFTLLGFSYGLQVQTILYLVFLITYMVTVTENAVIIFVVTKTHHLHKPMYYFLGNLSFLEIWYVSVTLPKLLLGFLSQSMTISFSSCMTQLYFFISLMCTECVLLAVMAYDRYLAICQPLRYAAIMTHRLCFQLSLLSWAGGFSISLVKVSFISRLTFCGPQVINHFFCDISPVLNLSCTDMSLAETVDFALALIILLVPLLIIIFSYCSILSSILGMPSVQGRRKAFSTCTSHFTVVIIFFSATLFMYARPRRIHPFNLNKIVSVFYAVFTPALNPLIYCLRNKEVKEILRNTLSTSCSALRQA; encoded by the coding sequence ATGAAGAACCAAACTGCTATCAAGGAGTTCACTCTTCTGGGATTTTCctatgggctgcaggtgcagacCATACTTTACTTGGTCTTTCTCATTACCTACATGGTAACAGTCACTGAAAATGCagtcatcatttttgtggtgaCCAAAACCCATCACCTCCACAAGCCCATGTATTACTTCCTGGGGAACTTGTCCTTCCTGGAGATTTGGTATGTCTCTGTAACACTGCCTAAGCTTTTGCTTGGGTTCTTGTCACAGTCCATGACCATCTCATTTTCCAGCTGCATGACCCAATTGTACTTCTTTATCTCCCTGATGTGCACTGAATGTGTGCTCCTGGCTGTAATGGCCTATGACAGGTACCTGGCCATTTGCCAGCCCCTGCGCTATGCAGCCATCATGACCCACAGgctgtgcttccagctctcACTCCTCTCATGGGCAGGAGGCTTTTCCATTTCCTTGGTCAAGGTATCTTTTATTTCACGCCTCACATTTTGTGGTCCACAAGTCATAAATCACTTCTTTTGTGACATCTCACCAGTCCTGAACCTTTCCTGCACTGACATGTCCCTTGCAGAGACAGTGGACTTTGCATTAGCCTTGATCATCCTCTTGGTTCCTCTTCTGATCATTATTTTCTCCTACTGCTCTATCCTGTCAAGTATCTTGGGTATGCCTTCtgtccagggaaggagaaaggccTTTTCCACTTGTACCTCCCATTTCACTGTGGTCATTATTTTCTTCTCAGCCACTCTCTTCATGTATGCCAGGCCCAGGAGGATCCATCCATTCAACCTCAACAAAATAGTGTCTGTCTTTTATGCTGTATTCACTCCAGCACTGAATCCTCTGATCTATTGCCTGAGGAACAAGGAGGTGAAAGAGATTCTGAGAAACACCCTAAGCAcaagctgctctgcactgcgACAGGCCTGA